The following coding sequences lie in one Gemmatimonadota bacterium genomic window:
- a CDS encoding PSD1 and planctomycete cytochrome C domain-containing protein: MRWLVYFFASLLLGLSTSVAASGEVEVTPVAAERLFVREVLPLLKTKCFACHGDDPDDVRADLDLRSREGMLKGSAFGPVLVPGSPDESAMYIAVKWEDGALQMPPKENDRLSDAQIEVWRKWILGGAPWVAQEKILESDSWSAKDGVTVKTSDGLSREWTERRYKPEDLWAFAPVQRYSVPNIEDVTGEDTKNPVDAFVHQRLQDAGITPAGRADKRTLIRRATFDLIGLPPTPEEIEAFVNDASEKAFEKVIDRLLKSPQYGERWGRNWLDVVRYADTAGYSNDFERPNAWRYRDYVIRSFNADKPYNRFVIEQLAGDEFEPNNPEMLIAVGYLRSGPWEQTGMSVAAETRQLFLDDVTNSVGETFLSIPLRCARCHDHKVDPIPTRDYYRMQAVFAPVQLAERDVPYLPAENQNRFGVGRLRIESLLQNAIDKQAEIRKKEEDATRKWMEERGMKYLSKRERSKFPDDKRLPRFIGLTHKDLGTQKALAKQVQRLSWKKDRYKPIALSIYNGPLVTLRNVKSRMMMPENLEGEPQKVHILGGGSVYAPTEPVSPGVLSAVYGSNADLEPSAWNTIPETTNGRRLALANWIANSNNPLATRSIVNRIWQWHFGHGIAGNSNNFGVMGKKPTHPELLDWLTLYFVEHGWSFKTMHRLIMNSETYQRGESPPDWKKVQKKDPSNKLLSYFSPRRLTAEELRDGMLFVSGELNLEMGGLPIFPEINMEVALQPRHVMGSVAPAHQPSRDPTTRNRRTVYAYRYRGLPDPMLEVFNQPTADLSCERRTTSTITPQVFTLFNSQNSYDRALAMAHRVEKESASEADQIERAFKLAWGRVPTVEEYQKAIGYLKKAVVYHRKNPPEIQTYATDVTRRMFEEMTGEAFEFVEKLDVYEDYVPDLKPWDVQAETRALADLCLVLFNSNEFIYVY, encoded by the coding sequence ATGCGCTGGCTCGTATATTTTTTTGCTTCGTTATTGTTGGGCTTATCGACTTCTGTTGCTGCTTCTGGTGAAGTCGAAGTGACGCCTGTGGCGGCAGAGAGGTTATTTGTTCGGGAAGTGTTGCCGCTTTTGAAGACAAAGTGTTTTGCCTGTCACGGCGATGACCCTGACGATGTGCGAGCAGATCTGGATTTGAGATCGCGTGAAGGGATGCTCAAAGGCAGTGCATTTGGACCCGTGCTCGTGCCGGGTAGTCCTGACGAAAGCGCAATGTACATCGCCGTAAAGTGGGAAGACGGAGCACTCCAAATGCCACCCAAAGAGAATGATCGGCTTTCGGATGCACAGATTGAGGTGTGGCGAAAGTGGATCCTTGGGGGCGCACCATGGGTGGCTCAGGAGAAAATTCTTGAGTCTGACTCCTGGTCTGCCAAAGACGGTGTGACTGTAAAAACAAGCGACGGACTTTCCCGAGAATGGACGGAGCGTCGGTACAAACCCGAAGATCTCTGGGCTTTTGCGCCAGTGCAACGGTATTCTGTGCCGAATATAGAGGACGTGACGGGAGAAGACACGAAGAATCCGGTAGATGCCTTTGTCCACCAAAGATTGCAAGACGCGGGGATCACACCGGCTGGTCGAGCCGATAAACGCACGTTGATCAGGCGCGCGACCTTTGATCTGATAGGATTGCCGCCTACACCTGAGGAGATTGAGGCGTTTGTAAATGATGCGTCTGAAAAAGCTTTTGAGAAGGTTATTGATCGCTTGCTGAAGAGTCCTCAGTATGGTGAGCGATGGGGGCGAAACTGGCTGGACGTTGTGCGTTATGCCGATACAGCCGGGTATTCAAATGATTTTGAACGCCCCAATGCCTGGCGATACCGGGACTATGTCATTCGATCTTTCAACGCTGATAAGCCCTACAACCGGTTTGTTATTGAACAACTGGCGGGAGATGAATTTGAGCCCAACAATCCCGAAATGTTGATTGCCGTCGGGTACTTGCGGTCAGGGCCGTGGGAACAGACCGGAATGAGCGTAGCTGCTGAAACTCGTCAGCTTTTTCTCGACGATGTGACCAACAGTGTGGGTGAGACCTTTCTCTCGATTCCGTTGCGTTGTGCCAGGTGTCACGACCATAAAGTTGACCCCATTCCAACGCGAGACTACTATCGGATGCAGGCTGTCTTTGCACCCGTTCAGTTAGCCGAACGCGATGTGCCGTATTTGCCTGCAGAAAACCAGAACAGATTTGGAGTTGGACGACTGCGCATTGAAAGTTTGCTTCAAAATGCAATCGACAAACAGGCAGAGATTAGAAAAAAAGAAGAGGATGCAACACGGAAGTGGATGGAAGAACGAGGCATGAAATATCTGTCCAAAAGGGAAAGAAGCAAATTTCCGGACGACAAACGGTTGCCCCGGTTTATTGGATTGACGCACAAAGATTTGGGTACCCAAAAAGCGCTCGCCAAACAGGTTCAGCGTTTGAGTTGGAAAAAGGATCGCTACAAACCCATTGCGCTTAGCATTTACAACGGTCCACTTGTCACACTCAGAAATGTCAAATCACGGATGATGATGCCTGAGAATCTCGAGGGTGAACCCCAAAAAGTGCATATCCTCGGCGGGGGTTCGGTTTATGCGCCAACAGAGCCGGTTTCACCAGGTGTACTCTCTGCTGTTTACGGCTCAAATGCCGATCTGGAACCTTCTGCTTGGAATACCATTCCCGAAACAACGAATGGGCGACGATTGGCGCTCGCAAACTGGATTGCGAACTCAAACAATCCGCTGGCGACACGTTCGATTGTCAACCGCATCTGGCAATGGCATTTCGGGCATGGCATTGCTGGCAACAGCAATAACTTTGGCGTGATGGGCAAAAAACCTACGCATCCAGAATTGCTCGACTGGTTAACATTGTATTTTGTTGAGCACGGCTGGTCTTTCAAAACGATGCATCGGCTAATTATGAATTCGGAAACGTACCAGCGTGGGGAAAGTCCTCCTGATTGGAAAAAGGTGCAGAAAAAAGATCCGAGCAATAAACTGCTGTCCTATTTTTCACCACGTCGTTTGACCGCAGAAGAATTGCGCGATGGGATGCTGTTTGTTTCCGGTGAACTGAATCTGGAAATGGGCGGACTGCCGATTTTTCCCGAAATTAATATGGAAGTTGCCTTGCAGCCGCGCCATGTGATGGGTTCTGTTGCGCCTGCTCACCAGCCTTCGAGAGATCCGACGACGCGAAATCGGCGCACCGTTTATGCGTATCGATATCGCGGTCTGCCCGATCCAATGCTGGAAGTATTTAACCAGCCAACCGCAGATTTATCATGTGAACGGAGGACAACATCTACAATTACGCCCCAGGTATTTACGCTATTTAACAGTCAAAACAGTTATGACCGGGCTCTGGCAATGGCGCATCGGGTGGAAAAGGAAAGCGCATCTGAGGCTGACCAGATTGAGCGCGCATTTAAATTGGCTTGGGGGCGCGTGCCTACAGTGGAAGAATATCAGAAGGCGATCGGGTATTTAAAGAAAGCAGTCGTGTATCACCGCAAAAATCCGCCCGAGATTCAAACATATGCGACAGATGTCACGCGCAGGATGTTTGAAGAGATGACTGGCGAAGCATTTGAGTTTGTCGAAAAGCTGGATGTTTATGAAGACTATGTGCCCGATCTCAAACCATGGGATGTGCAGGCTGAGACACGGGCTTTGGCTGATTTGTGTCTGGTATTGTTTAATTCCAACGAATTTATCTATGTGTATTGA